In Corylus avellana chromosome ca2, CavTom2PMs-1.0, the following proteins share a genomic window:
- the LOC132168845 gene encoding uncharacterized protein LOC132168845, with translation MFRFSPRRNQRSKGFKVKHALQICLLIGVCVWLLYQVKHSHEKRASFGEGTKTENDIIKMGRKDLRPQVEETTTRDATQKEGEDEEEGKNEEEQNKPEESDNAGKGGANDEIDEHDKHGKDKVEEETEQRWDPVVEEKEKEEKQENVSEENERDKEFEESKEKENEESKENKESNENEKVREVKELEDSKEKENEQSNGKERGEKDFEERKEKESENKEFEESRGKESDEKENEERREKESEEKENEESREKKSEEKENEESREKPSEDKENEEIKENRGEENGSVEVSQGGNNKEEREESNERYSREKETEEKEGKIEEFGSSADQVQDGSDRNNEAREEHYKGDDASSAVAHESQNVTSGNEQGSWENSKDAEQVENKENNDFVLENKTNSTEVVDANHSESDTSVRETENFEKNDSTNATSSEDGGSESNQPESKNVPNSSLDNTFSNGDNSTLQNVVLQETDKSVPASNNEQQDSSGTPYTRMENSDAANGESRDTSNSNSGAEGTEKIVMLSSTNDNADKGHEEQIDSSDSSSQQVKDVSLNTDNNSDAGHNENGNADQNNTNDNTDAGQKEPDNSSDSSVPQENDNSLKTDTNSDVGKTETENVVQTNRNDNEDAGQKEPVDSQEEKEASSETYSDHNASQENDQVDSSVSSITQEEKEARTDLETLPETQTEGNNNDDTA, from the coding sequence ATGTTCAGGTTCTCACCTCGTAGGAACCAGAGATCGAAAGGATTCAAGGTGAAGCATGCTCTCCAGATTTGCCTTTTGATTGGTGTTTGTGTCTGGCTGCTTTACCAAGTCAAGCACTCTCATGAAAAGAGAGCATCATTTGGTGAGGGCACAAAAACTGAGAATGACATCATAAAGATGGGAAGAAAAGACCTTCGCCCTCAAGTGGAAGAGACTACCACTAGAGATGCAACGCAAAAGGAAGGGGAAGACGAGGAAGAAGGCAAGaatgaagaagaacaaaacaagCCTGAAGAAAGTGATAATGCAGGGAAAGGTGGTGCGAATGATGAGATAGATGAACATGATAAACATGGTAAGGATAAAGTCGAAGAGGAAACAGAGCAAAGATGGGATCCGGTAGtcgaagaaaaagagaaggaagagaagcAGGAAAATGTTAGTGAAGAGAACGAAAGAGACAAGGAGTTTGAAGAGAgcaaagagaaggaaaatgaagagagCAAGGAGAACAAAGAGAGCAATGAGAATGAGAAGGTAAGAGAAGTAAAAGAGTTGGAAGATAGTAAAGAGAAGGAGAACGAGCAGAGCAATGGTAAGGAAAGAGGAGAAAAGGATTTtgaagagaggaaagagaaagaaagtgaaAACAAGGAGTTTGAAGAGAGCAGAGGGAAGGAAAGTGATGAGAAGGAGaatgaagagagaagagagaaggaaagTGAAGAGAAGGAGAATGAAGAGAGCAGAGAGAAGAAAAGTGAAGAGAAGGAGAATGAAGAGAGCAGAGAGAAGCCAAGTGAAGATAAGGAGAATGAAGAGATTAAAGAAAACAGAGGTGAAGAGAATGGAAGTGTAGAGGTGAGTCAAGGGGGCAACAATAAagaggagagggaagagagCAACGAGAGATAtagcagagagaaagagacagaaGAGAAAGAAGGTAAGATAGAGGAGTTTGGTTCATCTGCAGATCAGGTTCAGGATGGAAGTGACAGGAATAATGAGGCAAGAGAAGAACATTACAAGGGGGATGATGCTTCTAGCGCTGTAGCACATGAAAGTCAAAATGTAACATCTGGAAATGAGCAAGGCAGTTGGGAAAATTCTAAGGATGCAGAACAGgttgaaaacaaagaaaataatgattttgtGCTGGAGAATAAAACAAATAGCACCGAAGTAGTTGATGCCAATCACAGTGAGTCAGACACAAGTGTGAGAGAAactgaaaattttgagaagaatGACTCAACAAATGCAACTAGCAGTGAAGATGGTGGTAGTGAGAGCAATCAACCAGAGTCTAAGAATGTTCCCAACTCTAGTTTAGATAATACATTTTCTAATGGAGATAACTCTACCCTGCAAAATGTTGTGCTGCAAGAAACTGATAAATCTGTACCAGCTTCCAACAATGAGCAACAAGATTCAAGTGGAACACCTTACACTAGAATGGAAAACAGTGATGCAGCTAATGGAGAATCCAGAGATACTTCTAACAGTAATTCTGGAGCAGAGGGGACAGAAAAAATTGTTATGCTATCAAGCACAAATGACAATGCAGACAAGGGTCATGAGGAACAAATTGACTCTTCTGATTCTTCGTCCCAACAAGTAAAAGATGTATCCCTAAACACAGATAACAATTCTGATGCTGGCCACAATGAGAATGGCAATGCTGATCAGAATAACACAAATGACAACACGGATGCAGGCCAAAAAGAACCAGATAATTCATCTGATTCTTCAGTCCCCCAAGAGAATGACAATTCCTTAAAGACAGATACCAATTCTGATGTGGGCAAGACTGAAACTGAGAATGTTGTTCAGACCAACAGAAATGACAATGAAGATGCAGGCCAAAAAGAACCAGTTGATTCGCAGGAAGAGAAAGAGGCATCCTCAGAAACATATAGCGACCACAATGCCAGCCAGGAGAACGATCAAGTAGATTCTTCAGTTTCTTCTATCActcaagaagagaaagaggcTCGTACAGATTTGGAAACTTTGCCAGAGACCCAAACTGAAGGGAATAACAACGATGATACGGCATAG
- the LOC132168846 gene encoding cysteine desulfurase, mitochondrial, with protein sequence MASKLLASASSTLRKTLSTKPNPQHFLCRLSSSSSAAAVAADPSPADSYEDANGITMKGVRISGRPLYLDMQATSPVDPRVLDAMLPYYLSRYGNPHSRTHLYGWESENAVETARSQIAAIIKASPKEIVFTSGATESNNISVKGVMHFYKDKKRHVITTQTEHKCVLDSCRHLQQEGFDVTYLPVGSDGIIDLHALRSAIRPDTGLVSVMAVNNEIGVIQPMEEIGSICKEFNVPFHTDAAQALGKIPIDVEKWNVSLMSLSGHKIYGPKGVGALYMRRRPRIRVEPQMNGGGQERGIRSGTVPTPLVVGFGAACELAMREMEYDEKRIRALQERMLNRIREKLDGVVVNGSEERRYVGNLNLSFAYVEGESLLMGLKEVAVSSGSACTSASLEPSYVLRALGVDEDMAHTSIRFGIGRFTTEAEIDKAVELTVERVEKLREMSPLYEMVKEGINIKDIQWAQH encoded by the coding sequence ATGGCTTCGAAGCTTCTAGCTTCCGCTTCCTCCACTCTACGCAAAACCCTTTCAACAAAACCCAATCCTCAGCACTTCCTCTGCCGCCTCTCCTCGTCCTCCTCTGCCGCAGCCGTCGCCGCCGATCCCTCTCCGGCTGATTCATACGAGGACGCAAATGGAATTACGATGAAAGGGGTGAGGATATCGGGAAGGCCGCTGTACCTGGACATGCAGGCCACATCACCGGTGGACCCGCGTGTGCTGGACGCGATGCTCCCCTACTACCTCTCCCGCTACGGCAATCCCCACTCGCGGACGCACCTCTACGGGTGGGAATCCGAAAACGCTGTCGAGACGGCCCGCTCCCAAATCGCCGCAATAATCAAGGCGTCCCCGAAGGAGATTGTGTTCACGTCCGGGGCCACCGAGTCGAACAACATCTCCGTCAAGGGGGTCATGCACTTCTACAAGGACAAGAAGCGCCACGTCATCACCACCCAGACCGAGCACAAGTGTGTCCTCGACTCGTGCCGCCACCTCCAGCAGGAGGGCTTCGACGTCACTTACCTACCCGTGGGCTCCGACGGTATCATCGACCTCCACGCGCTCCGCTCCGCGATTCGTCCCGACACGGGCCTCGTTTCGGTCATGGCAGTCAACAACGAAATCGGGGTGATCCAACCGATGGAGGAAATCGGCAGCATCTGCAAGGAATTCAACGTGCCGTTCCACACCGACGCGGCCCAGGCGTTGGGGAAAATCCCCATCGACGTGGAGAAGTGGAACGTGAGCTTGATGTCTCTGAGTGGGCACAAGATCTACGGGCCAAAAGGGGTCGGGGCTTTGTACATGAGACGACGGCCTAGGATTCGCGTGGAGCCCCAGATGAACGGAGGTGGGCAAGAGAGAGGGATTCGGAGCGGGACCGTGCCGACCCCACTGGTGGTGGGGTTCGGCGCGGCGTGTGAGCTGGCGATGAGGGAAATGGAATACGACGAGAAGCGAATCAGAGCCTTACAGGAGCGAATGTTGAATAGGATAAGGGAGAAACTGGATGGGGTGGTGGTGAATGGCAGCGAGGAGAGGAGGTATGTGGGGAATTTGAACCTGTCGTTCGCGTACGTGGAAGGGGAGAGTTTGTTGATGGGGCTGAAGGAGGTTGCTGTGTCGAGCGGAAGTGCGTGCACGAGCGCGAGCTTGGAGCCGTCGTATGTGCTGAGGGCGTTGGGGGTGGACGAGGACATGGCGCACACGTCTATTAGGTTTGGGATTGGGAGGTTCACAACGGAGGCCGAGATCGACAAGGCGGTTGAGCTGACGGTAGAGCGGGTGGAGAAGCTGAGGGAGATGAGCCCGCTTTATGAGATGGTTAAGGAGGGGATCAATATTAAGGACATTCAATGGGCACAGCACTAA